The following are encoded in a window of Ferribacterium limneticum genomic DNA:
- a CDS encoding tetratricopeptide repeat protein translates to MTFVYIVLASIALSLLVLWGLGKYTANKSTAVKKVDVAAALRELLLARAEDRIDQAEFDRQQAVLHAAVLAPAQAQTGFSLVLGKKLGFIAAALVLALAVVAIWVSSPSIDNTKTASLIEPGAMPPVTQTPKASSGGDLNTVVKKLADKMANDPNNGEGWLLLAKTYSELRRHAEADAAYAKASALVTLDAHALADWADAHVMTKDRKWDDEARKIVKRAIAADPKHVKALALAGSEAFDRADYKAAIDFWKRMKAVAPADSMDSKLADANIAEANAALSGKRPAAAAAEPAVAIGAVAGVVTLSPKLKGKVSADDTLFVTAKTPDGAGAPLAVWRYKGSDFPIEFRLDDSSAIMPGRTISQFSEVLVTAKISRSGSAEPSKGDILATPVRARLGNTTLVVELNSER, encoded by the coding sequence ATGACTTTCGTTTACATCGTTTTGGCCAGCATTGCGCTATCCCTCTTGGTGTTATGGGGGCTTGGCAAATACACGGCCAATAAATCAACCGCTGTCAAAAAAGTCGACGTTGCGGCGGCGCTGCGTGAATTATTGCTGGCCCGGGCAGAAGACCGTATCGACCAGGCCGAGTTTGATCGGCAGCAGGCCGTGCTGCATGCCGCGGTTCTAGCTCCGGCGCAGGCGCAGACTGGGTTTTCACTCGTTCTCGGGAAAAAGTTGGGCTTCATTGCTGCTGCGCTCGTCCTGGCGCTCGCAGTAGTTGCCATTTGGGTTTCTTCACCCAGCATCGACAATACGAAGACCGCATCTCTCATTGAGCCGGGTGCCATGCCACCGGTAACGCAGACACCCAAGGCCAGCAGCGGTGGCGACCTCAACACCGTTGTCAAGAAACTGGCCGACAAAATGGCCAATGACCCCAATAACGGCGAAGGCTGGTTGCTGCTCGCCAAGACCTACAGCGAACTGCGCCGCCATGCCGAGGCCGATGCCGCTTATGCCAAGGCTTCTGCACTCGTCACCCTGGATGCACATGCGCTTGCCGACTGGGCGGATGCACATGTGATGACCAAGGATCGCAAATGGGATGATGAGGCACGGAAAATAGTCAAACGTGCCATCGCAGCCGATCCCAAGCACGTCAAGGCACTGGCGCTGGCCGGGAGCGAAGCGTTTGATCGGGCCGATTACAAGGCGGCCATCGATTTCTGGAAGCGCATGAAGGCTGTGGCGCCAGCCGATTCGATGGACAGCAAGCTGGCTGACGCCAATATCGCCGAAGCCAATGCTGCGCTCTCCGGCAAAAGGCCGGCTGCCGCAGCGGCAGAACCTGCCGTGGCAATCGGAGCCGTGGCTGGGGTGGTTACGCTGAGTCCGAAATTGAAGGGCAAGGTATCTGCCGACGACACGCTGTTCGTGACTGCCAAGACGCCAGATGGGGCTGGTGCACCGCTGGCGGTCTGGCGCTACAAGGGTTCGGACTTCCCGATCGAGTTTCGCCTCGATGACAGTTCAGCCATCATGCCGGGGCGGACGATTTCTCAGTTCTCTGAAGTGCTCGTGACAGCCAAGATATCCAGGAGCGGTAGTGCTGAACCGAGCAAGGGAGACATTCTGGCCACCCCGGTCAGGGCCAGGCTGGGCAATACGACGCTGGTCGTCGAGTTGAACTCCGAGCGTTGA
- the bamD gene encoding tetratricopeptide repeat protein — protein MAGLLFMNSVNLAKLAKTARFVLVFSLLASANAFAAIIETIDVARVGDQAEVTIRFTTEIQYTRHTPGDQGKFLRVFFRLTKPGFSESELMQEVRRSPKNDLLPPFTVAYPELVNGMLITFAKPTKYIVRAGDDSRSIVVMVPAPPAKVKEAAVQKGKGADMPAPAAIVTQAVAPVLAETPPVAEAPASQTPDASKPEAAPVLSTEKVEEMAHAFLLDGQEAFDKGDYPKAINRLNRILSLPQNDRTMSAQALIGEAREKNGEIAKARAEYDLYLKLYPNSPEAPKIKQRLATLPAVSTIRRPTARVVRDDKPAEWTVNGSLSSYFFAGQSKQDNGPMKRDQESLVSSVNLSARLRDSVTDTRFVFRDTDSRNFMRPSRNYNRIYSAYAERTDREIGYFVRVGRQNPNGAGVLERFDGITGSYNLTPDWKVGAVYGEAVEFGSPFKKNFYGGSVELAPQVSRPGASLYGIEQNIDGILNRRAVGSEFRYFDGQVTAFGLLDYDVLYKGLNIGMVQGNYLDKWGNNYFVSYDYRQSPTYSLTNALSTAGYSTVTDFVNNVGITQARQLVSETTALSTMFATGVTIPFGERWQFGVDYRMSEISGTNATIPLAQMCKEIQDDANPNDPLCVDGPRGTLRISEMGICQVDSYDLITRTCRATSDASGRTNMYSAQAIGTNLFVPNGVGVAYLGYIAGPNYTGQNLGLSYIYPFVENWRLENNVRYYTQHSDSGQNMTQFSPSMKLVYQWRSSLSLEGEIGYSESKNTGTTESKNVREYLYLGIRWDYR, from the coding sequence ATGGCTGGCCTACTCTTTATGAATTCCGTGAATTTGGCGAAGCTGGCGAAAACCGCCCGGTTTGTCCTGGTCTTTTCTTTGCTGGCGAGCGCCAATGCCTTTGCTGCGATCATCGAAACGATTGATGTTGCCCGCGTCGGTGATCAAGCCGAGGTAACGATCCGCTTTACGACGGAAATTCAGTACACCCGGCATACGCCCGGTGACCAAGGGAAGTTCCTGCGCGTTTTCTTTCGGCTAACCAAGCCTGGTTTTTCCGAAAGCGAGTTGATGCAGGAAGTTCGGCGTTCGCCCAAGAATGATCTGCTTCCCCCGTTTACCGTCGCATATCCCGAGCTGGTAAACGGCATGCTGATTACCTTTGCCAAACCGACAAAGTACATCGTCCGTGCTGGTGACGACAGCCGAAGCATCGTCGTTATGGTGCCTGCGCCGCCAGCCAAGGTAAAAGAAGCTGCGGTGCAGAAAGGCAAGGGTGCCGACATGCCGGCACCTGCCGCCATCGTGACGCAGGCGGTAGCGCCTGTTTTGGCCGAAACGCCACCCGTTGCCGAGGCGCCTGCCTCCCAGACGCCGGATGCCAGCAAGCCCGAGGCAGCCCCGGTCTTGTCGACTGAGAAAGTCGAAGAAATGGCTCATGCCTTCCTGCTTGACGGGCAGGAGGCTTTCGACAAGGGGGATTATCCGAAGGCCATCAATCGACTGAACCGTATTCTCAGCCTCCCGCAAAATGACCGGACCATGTCGGCACAGGCGCTGATTGGCGAGGCGCGCGAAAAGAATGGTGAAATCGCCAAGGCGCGTGCCGAATACGATCTCTATCTGAAGCTTTATCCGAACTCGCCCGAGGCCCCGAAAATAAAGCAGCGGCTGGCCACATTGCCTGCTGTCAGCACCATCCGTCGTCCGACGGCGCGCGTTGTTCGTGACGACAAGCCGGCCGAGTGGACGGTCAATGGCAGTCTTTCGTCATATTTTTTTGCCGGACAGTCGAAGCAAGATAATGGGCCGATGAAGCGGGATCAGGAATCACTGGTTTCTTCGGTAAATCTGAGCGCACGCTTGCGCGATTCCGTGACCGATACGCGTTTTGTGTTTCGTGATACCGACAGCCGGAATTTCATGCGGCCAAGCCGGAACTACAACCGCATCTATTCCGCTTATGCCGAACGTACCGATCGCGAGATTGGTTATTTTGTCCGGGTCGGGCGGCAGAATCCGAATGGGGCCGGTGTGCTTGAACGTTTTGACGGGATCACCGGCAGCTACAACCTGACACCAGACTGGAAGGTGGGGGCGGTTTATGGCGAAGCTGTCGAATTTGGTTCGCCGTTCAAGAAGAACTTCTATGGTGGCAGTGTCGAATTGGCGCCGCAGGTGTCGCGGCCGGGGGCTAGCCTCTATGGCATTGAGCAGAATATCGACGGAATTTTGAATCGCCGTGCGGTAGGGTCCGAGTTCCGCTACTTTGATGGTCAGGTGACTGCTTTTGGCCTGCTGGATTATGACGTTCTATACAAGGGCCTCAATATCGGCATGGTGCAGGGCAACTATCTGGACAAGTGGGGCAACAACTATTTTGTTTCCTATGATTACCGGCAGAGTCCGACCTACAGCCTGACCAACGCGCTGTCCACTGCGGGTTATTCGACGGTCACTGACTTCGTTAACAACGTTGGTATTACGCAGGCGAGGCAACTGGTTTCGGAAACCACGGCACTATCCACCATGTTCGCAACGGGCGTAACCATCCCTTTTGGCGAGCGCTGGCAGTTCGGTGTTGATTACCGCATGTCCGAGATTTCCGGAACCAATGCGACGATTCCGCTTGCTCAAATGTGCAAGGAAATCCAGGACGACGCTAATCCGAACGATCCTCTTTGCGTCGATGGTCCGCGCGGTACGCTGCGGATTTCAGAGATGGGTATCTGTCAGGTTGATAGTTATGACTTGATCACCCGAACCTGCCGTGCGACTTCGGATGCTTCCGGACGAACGAACATGTATTCGGCGCAGGCGATCGGAACCAATCTGTTTGTGCCGAACGGAGTCGGCGTGGCTTACCTGGGCTATATTGCCGGCCCGAACTATACCGGCCAGAATCTCGGCTTGAGCTATATCTATCCCTTTGTCGAGAACTGGCGCCTGGAAAACAATGTCCGCTATTACACCCAGCACAGCGATAGTGGCCAGAATATGACCCAATTTTCACCGAGCATGAAACTGGTCTATCAGTGGCGAAGCAGTTTGTCTCTCGAAGGTGAAATCGGCTACAGTGAGTCCAAAAATACAGGGACAACCGAGAGCAAGAACGTGCGTGAATACCTCTATCTCGGCATCCGTTGGGACTATCGGTAG
- a CDS encoding cytochrome c3 family protein, with product MKYLARLLLVVLAATALLFGQWGSAFAQTQEGGAQNLSFDHNTTGYILDNTHKQVNCETCHTSGVFRGTPRTCATCHAGAGARAPGKPATHIPATAACDACHRAGASSWSEKPTGFIQGASGHAINPLLGVTATNCQTCHNGAFIGANALTKPATHMQTSAACSTCHTTTSWMPATNPHAGVQPGTCATCHNGVNAPGKLVDHIPTSAACDTCHQNFTNFVPARMDHTGQNGQCSTCHSGRFSSQSAQSKPATHLATAQQCDTCHLSTTSWAVATFDHANRPSGSVCTDCHTPGGSGLSKPNNHVPTTAACDTCHTNFVSFSPAQMNHSATAGNCSSCHNGAFVSVNALSKSGRHIPTVVQCDSCHTSGFVSWSPVRMNHTGLDGQCSSCHSGGYLPQNAQAKTATHISTTAQCDSCHASTSTWATGVFNHANASPAAAGRCSTCHNGSNALGKSINHIPTAGQCDSCHNTFTSFSSVAMSHAGTAGACSSCHNGSFVFANALAKTGVHVPTGAQCDTCHTGGFNAWSPAVMNHSGLNGQCSTCHGGGYVSQNALEKPLSHVTTTAQCDTCHGSTTSWATATYSHDASAIGRCDTCHGVTALGKSARHIPTVTTAANCGSCHNNYASFKPAAMDHAATGGAACSTCHGGTYVSQNALTKPATHIQTSATCDSCHGNGNGFTSWASGSFNHAAASPSVLGRCTDCHNGVNAQSKSAVHVPTSSSCENCHGTSYSAFKPGRMNHAVTSEACATCHGGAYTGQGALAKPTNHIPATGACDTCHGTGNNFTSWAPSAMDHTGQTQCSTCHGGAYVAQNAQAKPTTHQPTSAQCSDCHTSTTSWRVGAVQNHALLTPPVAIGDHSCNGCHNGTAGKGLSKPSTHIPTTGFCDTCHTNFNTFAPASMSHAGITSGCTSCHGGAHVSLNALAKQTSHIPTSASCESCHGATSFTAFKPASMNHTGTGGLCSTCHAGGFVALNALPKPTKHVSTSAQCDSCHSSTTVWSGARYPHTGATGTCSNCHGHSGTVTVLGALAKPQTGHVATTAQCDTCHRSTTAWTGATYAHAASAVGTCSNCHNGTTAPGKPLGTAHIPTTAQCDTCHKNYTAFRPASMSHAGTAGACISCHGGGYVSFNAQAKHGTHISTSQSCDTCHGTTAWKPAVNFHAGVVAGTCVTCHNGTNATGKNLTHIPTTLACDTCHRTSDAHFAPAHMTHTATMTSQCSSCHGGNYVGVNALAKPLTHVSTTAQCDTCHKTTTTWTGAVYTHPATATGTCSNCHNGSVLGAQGKNVGHIATTAQCDSCHKSMTVWTGASYTHAASAVGTCSNCHNGSAAPGKTTGHIPTSSQCDNCHKNYTTFRPASMSHTGTTGLCLTCHNGGYTAVNAQAKNTGHLVTNDSCDSCHRTTAWLPASFAHTPAQLAGKTCVSCHNGTTATGKPALHIPTSEACSVCHRTGGTWMPLITPYAHTVVVAGSCANCHTTSYPGMSYKPLANHVPTTASCDACHTRTSWTTLAAFNHVGATTCQTCHSGMYVGVKGKHTTHIPTTLAGLPGNECSLCHVGTTSFTTVSRMNHGSIQTNCKTCHSSTTAYDVGGAEKIRLGGHEGSKATDDCSQSSCHKPLGRKGTPYTKWD from the coding sequence GTGAAATATCTTGCTCGTCTACTCCTCGTTGTTCTCGCTGCTACTGCTCTCCTGTTCGGGCAGTGGGGGAGCGCATTCGCGCAGACGCAAGAAGGCGGGGCGCAAAATCTGAGCTTTGATCACAACACCACTGGCTATATCCTCGACAACACGCACAAACAGGTCAATTGCGAGACATGTCACACTTCTGGCGTGTTCCGTGGCACGCCGCGCACCTGCGCTACCTGTCACGCCGGTGCCGGGGCGAGGGCGCCCGGCAAGCCGGCAACCCATATTCCCGCAACGGCAGCCTGCGACGCCTGCCATCGAGCGGGGGCAAGTAGCTGGAGCGAGAAGCCGACCGGATTCATACAGGGGGCTTCCGGGCATGCGATCAATCCGCTACTGGGTGTAACCGCCACCAATTGCCAGACTTGCCATAACGGGGCGTTCATCGGCGCCAATGCGCTGACCAAGCCGGCAACCCACATGCAAACGTCGGCAGCCTGCAGCACCTGCCACACCACGACATCGTGGATGCCCGCCACCAATCCGCATGCCGGCGTGCAACCGGGAACTTGCGCCACCTGCCACAACGGTGTCAATGCGCCTGGCAAGTTGGTTGATCACATTCCGACATCGGCTGCTTGCGATACCTGTCACCAGAATTTCACGAACTTCGTTCCGGCAAGAATGGATCACACGGGCCAGAACGGTCAGTGTTCAACCTGCCACTCGGGACGTTTCTCCTCGCAGAGCGCCCAGAGCAAGCCGGCGACTCATCTGGCGACCGCACAACAATGCGATACCTGCCACCTGTCAACGACATCCTGGGCGGTGGCAACGTTTGATCACGCCAATCGGCCTTCCGGCAGTGTTTGCACGGATTGCCATACGCCTGGTGGCTCGGGCTTGAGCAAGCCGAACAACCACGTACCGACAACGGCGGCCTGCGACACCTGCCACACCAACTTCGTATCGTTCAGCCCCGCACAGATGAATCACAGCGCGACGGCCGGTAACTGTTCTTCGTGTCACAACGGTGCTTTTGTTTCGGTGAATGCTCTCAGTAAGTCCGGGCGCCATATTCCAACTGTGGTTCAGTGTGACTCCTGCCACACCAGTGGATTCGTTTCGTGGTCGCCGGTAAGAATGAATCACACGGGCCTGGATGGACAGTGTTCAAGTTGTCATAGCGGTGGTTACCTGCCCCAGAATGCCCAGGCCAAGACGGCGACACACATTTCAACGACCGCCCAGTGCGACAGTTGTCATGCTTCTACTTCAACCTGGGCGACCGGTGTTTTTAATCACGCCAACGCCAGCCCTGCGGCTGCCGGACGCTGTTCCACCTGTCACAACGGCTCAAACGCACTGGGCAAGTCCATCAACCATATTCCGACGGCGGGGCAGTGCGATAGCTGTCACAACACGTTTACCTCGTTCTCGTCGGTAGCCATGAGCCATGCCGGTACGGCCGGAGCATGTAGCAGTTGCCACAACGGCAGTTTTGTTTTTGCCAACGCACTGGCCAAGACAGGCGTGCACGTCCCGACAGGCGCCCAGTGCGATACCTGCCACACGGGGGGCTTCAATGCCTGGTCGCCGGCGGTGATGAACCATAGTGGCCTGAACGGCCAGTGTTCGACCTGTCATGGTGGCGGCTATGTTTCGCAGAATGCGCTGGAGAAGCCGCTGTCCCACGTCACGACGACTGCTCAGTGCGATACCTGTCACGGGAGCACCACTTCGTGGGCGACGGCGACCTACAGTCATGATGCGTCGGCGATCGGCCGGTGCGATACCTGTCACGGTGTGACGGCGCTGGGCAAATCGGCACGGCATATTCCGACGGTGACGACTGCGGCGAATTGCGGCAGTTGTCACAACAACTATGCTTCGTTCAAGCCAGCGGCGATGGACCACGCTGCTACGGGCGGGGCGGCGTGCTCAACGTGCCACGGCGGCACCTATGTTTCCCAGAATGCACTGACCAAGCCGGCTACCCATATCCAGACGTCGGCAACTTGCGATAGCTGCCACGGAAATGGCAACGGCTTCACATCCTGGGCCTCCGGTTCGTTCAACCATGCTGCGGCATCTCCATCGGTTCTCGGTCGCTGCACCGATTGTCACAACGGTGTCAATGCCCAGAGCAAGTCCGCGGTCCACGTTCCAACCAGCAGTTCCTGCGAAAATTGCCACGGGACGAGCTACAGCGCCTTCAAGCCGGGCAGGATGAACCATGCGGTGACCAGCGAAGCCTGCGCAACCTGCCATGGTGGTGCTTATACCGGCCAGGGGGCCCTCGCCAAGCCGACCAACCACATTCCGGCGACCGGGGCCTGCGATACTTGCCATGGAACAGGCAACAACTTCACGTCCTGGGCGCCTTCCGCTATGGACCACACGGGCCAGACGCAGTGCTCAACCTGCCACGGTGGTGCTTATGTTGCGCAGAATGCCCAGGCGAAACCGACAACGCACCAGCCGACGAGTGCGCAATGTTCTGACTGCCACACCTCAACGACATCGTGGCGGGTGGGGGCCGTGCAGAATCACGCCTTGCTGACGCCACCTGTAGCGATCGGCGATCATTCCTGCAACGGCTGTCACAACGGGACTGCGGGCAAGGGACTCTCCAAGCCGAGTACGCACATTCCGACGACCGGTTTTTGCGATACCTGCCACACCAATTTCAATACTTTCGCCCCGGCCAGTATGAGCCATGCCGGGATTACCAGCGGCTGTACGAGTTGCCATGGTGGCGCCCATGTTTCCCTGAATGCTCTGGCCAAGCAGACCAGTCACATTCCGACCAGCGCTTCCTGCGAAAGCTGCCATGGCGCTACGAGCTTCACGGCCTTCAAGCCAGCCAGCATGAATCATACGGGTACGGGAGGGCTGTGCTCGACCTGTCATGCGGGTGGGTTTGTTGCCCTCAATGCGCTTCCCAAGCCGACAAAACACGTCAGTACGAGTGCGCAATGTGATAGCTGCCATAGTTCGACAACCGTTTGGTCAGGTGCGCGATACCCTCATACAGGCGCAACGGGGACTTGTTCGAATTGCCATGGTCATAGCGGCACCGTTACGGTGCTGGGGGCGTTGGCCAAACCACAAACAGGACACGTGGCGACGACTGCGCAGTGCGATACCTGTCACAGATCGACAACCGCCTGGACGGGGGCAACCTATGCCCACGCGGCAAGCGCGGTCGGCACCTGCTCGAACTGTCATAACGGCACCACTGCACCGGGGAAACCGCTTGGGACGGCGCATATTCCGACAACCGCCCAGTGCGATACCTGTCATAAGAATTACACCGCTTTCAGACCAGCCAGCATGAGTCACGCCGGGACCGCCGGTGCTTGTATCAGTTGCCATGGCGGTGGATATGTCTCTTTTAATGCCCAGGCCAAGCACGGGACACACATTTCGACTTCTCAGTCTTGCGATACCTGTCATGGAACTACAGCCTGGAAGCCGGCAGTCAATTTCCACGCAGGTGTCGTAGCCGGAACTTGTGTGACATGCCATAACGGGACTAATGCAACTGGCAAGAATCTCACTCATATTCCGACAACGTTGGCTTGCGATACCTGCCACAGAACTTCGGATGCGCACTTTGCTCCAGCGCACATGACCCATACCGCCACTATGACTAGCCAATGTTCAAGCTGCCACGGCGGCAACTATGTCGGCGTCAATGCACTGGCCAAGCCGCTGACGCACGTCAGCACGACGGCCCAGTGTGATACTTGCCACAAAACCACTACAACCTGGACAGGGGCGGTCTATACCCACCCGGCCACGGCTACGGGGACTTGCTCAAACTGCCATAACGGCTCTGTGCTGGGAGCGCAAGGCAAGAACGTTGGCCACATCGCGACAACGGCGCAGTGCGATAGCTGCCATAAATCGATGACTGTCTGGACGGGGGCAAGCTATACCCATGCGGCCTCAGCCGTTGGAACCTGTTCCAATTGCCACAATGGGTCGGCTGCTCCGGGCAAAACGACCGGGCATATTCCGACGAGCAGCCAGTGTGACAATTGTCATAAGAATTACACGACGTTCAGGCCGGCTTCCATGAGTCATACCGGAACGACAGGGCTGTGCCTGACATGCCATAACGGCGGATACACGGCGGTCAATGCCCAGGCCAAGAATACCGGCCACCTCGTTACGAACGACTCGTGTGATTCATGCCACCGTACGACAGCCTGGCTGCCGGCCAGTTTTGCGCATACACCGGCCCAGTTGGCAGGCAAGACTTGTGTGAGCTGTCATAACGGTACGACAGCTACGGGCAAGCCTGCACTGCATATTCCGACGTCTGAAGCATGCAGCGTTTGCCACCGTACCGGAGGGACATGGATGCCTCTGATCACACCGTATGCCCATACCGTAGTCGTGGCAGGTTCGTGTGCAAACTGTCATACGACCAGTTATCCGGGCATGTCTTACAAGCCGCTGGCGAATCACGTGCCGACGACGGCCAGTTGTGATGCCTGCCACACCAGGACTAGCTGGACTACCCTCGCTGCCTTCAACCACGTCGGTGCGACGACTTGCCAGACCTGCCATAGCGGAATGTATGTCGGCGTCAAGGGTAAACATACTACTCATATCCCGACCACCCTTGCGGGCTTGCCAGGCAATGAATGTTCGCTATGCCATGTGGGCACGACTTCATTTACGACGGTATCCAGAATGAATCACGGCAGCATCCAGACGAACTGCAAGACCTGCCACTCCAGCACGACTGCTTACGATGTGGGTGGTGCCGAGAAGATCAGGTTGGGTGGCCACGAAGGTTCAAAGGCGACGGATGACTGTTCGCAGAGCAGTTGTCACAAGCCGCTGGGCAGAAAGGGAACTCCCTACACAAAGTGGGACTGA
- a CDS encoding cytochrome c3 family protein, with the protein MLLRSTCINRLFSGLALIAAIVFAGGAAAQSIEKVLMPGEVITGHAKYEHECEQCHQRFDKKAQTKLCVDCHKDIAADIRSKTRLHGKSDDTNCRNCHTEHKGRGADIAPIDKKKFDHSKTDFKLLGAHQESKCDSCHLPKRKYRQAPKLCNDCHKKIDDEKGHKGHLGTKCENCHNEKKWTETKFDHEKTKFSLLGGKHADVKCKDCHEDKTYQKTPLTCNGCHKKIDQEKGHKGRYGIKCESCHNDKGWKEIDFDHDHDTKYALKGKHRQAKCNTCHLPEKGNIYQVKLPTKCFACHKKDDQENGHRGELGEKCESCHSERDWKKSDFDHDETDFPLRDKHKDAKCDTCHKGGVSGPKATKLKVETACIACHRKNDDEKGHKGRYGEKCGTCHTAKDWKTSIFNHDKETKYLLKGKHRETKCDACHLPEKGNIYKTRLEETCIACHKKDDKHKGQLGNKCESCHDEKKWKDAPFDHNKSRFALTGSHAKVECKKCHLTPAFKDAPLTCNGCHEKDDKHKGGYGKKCETCHTTGTWKTWDFDHATTRFLLDGGHSKVECKECHKESKSGPRKPGRACIACHVKDDVHNGAFGSQCESCHVAANWKKVRR; encoded by the coding sequence ATGTTATTGCGGTCCACATGTATTAACCGGCTGTTTTCCGGTCTGGCGCTGATCGCCGCTATCGTCTTTGCCGGCGGGGCAGCGGCGCAATCGATCGAAAAAGTATTGATGCCTGGCGAAGTCATTACCGGGCACGCCAAGTACGAACACGAATGCGAACAGTGCCATCAGCGCTTCGACAAAAAGGCCCAAACCAAACTGTGTGTCGACTGCCACAAGGATATTGCCGCGGACATCCGCAGCAAGACACGGCTGCATGGCAAATCCGACGATACCAACTGCCGCAATTGCCACACCGAGCACAAGGGGCGCGGCGCCGATATCGCACCCATCGACAAGAAGAAATTCGACCATTCGAAGACTGACTTCAAGCTGCTCGGCGCCCACCAGGAAAGCAAGTGCGACAGCTGCCACCTGCCCAAGCGCAAATACCGTCAGGCGCCCAAGCTGTGCAATGACTGCCACAAGAAAATCGACGACGAAAAGGGTCACAAGGGCCATCTTGGTACCAAGTGCGAGAACTGCCACAACGAGAAAAAGTGGACAGAAACCAAGTTCGATCACGAAAAAACCAAGTTCTCGCTGCTCGGCGGCAAGCACGCTGACGTCAAGTGCAAGGATTGCCACGAAGACAAGACTTACCAAAAGACGCCGCTGACCTGTAACGGCTGCCACAAGAAGATCGATCAGGAAAAAGGTCACAAGGGTCGATACGGCATCAAGTGCGAGTCCTGCCACAACGACAAGGGGTGGAAGGAGATCGACTTTGATCACGATCACGACACCAAATATGCGCTGAAGGGCAAGCACCGTCAGGCCAAGTGCAACACCTGCCACTTGCCGGAAAAGGGAAATATCTATCAGGTAAAACTTCCCACCAAGTGCTTTGCCTGCCACAAGAAGGATGACCAGGAGAACGGCCATCGCGGCGAACTGGGTGAAAAGTGCGAGAGCTGCCATAGCGAACGTGACTGGAAGAAATCCGATTTCGATCATGACGAAACTGATTTTCCCTTGCGCGACAAGCACAAGGATGCCAAGTGCGACACCTGCCACAAGGGTGGAGTCAGCGGCCCCAAAGCCACGAAATTGAAGGTGGAGACCGCCTGCATCGCGTGCCACCGCAAGAATGACGACGAAAAAGGCCACAAGGGCCGCTACGGCGAGAAATGCGGCACTTGCCATACGGCCAAGGACTGGAAGACCAGCATCTTCAATCACGACAAGGAAACCAAGTACCTGCTCAAGGGCAAGCACCGGGAGACCAAGTGCGATGCCTGTCATTTGCCCGAGAAAGGCAATATCTACAAGACCCGGCTCGAAGAGACCTGCATTGCCTGCCACAAGAAGGACGACAAGCATAAGGGCCAGCTTGGCAACAAATGTGAGAGCTGCCACGACGAAAAGAAATGGAAGGATGCCCCCTTCGATCACAACAAGTCGCGCTTCGCACTGACCGGTAGCCACGCCAAGGTCGAATGCAAAAAATGCCACCTGACGCCGGCCTTCAAGGATGCACCGCTGACCTGTAATGGCTGTCATGAGAAAGACGACAAGCACAAGGGTGGCTACGGCAAGAAATGCGAAACCTGCCACACCACCGGTACCTGGAAAACCTGGGATTTCGATCATGCGACGACGCGCTTCCTGCTTGACGGCGGGCACAGCAAGGTCGAGTGCAAGGAATGTCACAAGGAGTCGAAATCAGGGCCGCGCAAGCCGGGCAGAGCGTGCATTGCCTGCCATGTGAAGGATGACGTTCACAACGGCGCATTCGGCAGCCAGTGTGAGAGTTGCCACGTGGCGGCGAACTGGAAGAAAGTCAGGCGCTAG